A region of the Leptospiraceae bacterium genome:
AACTTGTAGTTCCTGTCTATGATTATTAATGAATACTGTTTTTTTTTACAATAGACTTGAGTGGGTTATTGATTTTTATCCACTCTTTCCTTAAAAGATTCGGGGTTTCTACTCTTATGCCAGATTGCGACAATAGAGACAAAAGTATTTTCATTGGTGTAGAAAATATAAAATGGAAATTTCTTAATCGATGCTTTTCTATAATTATTATGAAATTTTGGATTTGAATCTGGTCGTTCTGAAATTTGTTCTATCTTTTCAAAAACATTCTGAAAGAATCTTTCACCAACTCCTTCTTGTTGTTTTTCATACCATAGAACTGATTCTTTTAAATCCTGCTTAGCCTCTGGCTCTAATCTGTATTTTCCTGCCAAGCTCAACCTCCAATTCATTTGCAACATCTTCCATACTAAAGCCTGGATGAGGATTATTCTTTATGCGTGCAGCTCGAATGTCTAATTCTTCTTTAAATGCTTTTTCTAATTCAGGGCTAATTTTTTGCTCTTCGTCTTCTTCTTGAATGATTAGAATAATTTTTTGAATCCCCGGCAAGAAGGTTACATTCTTTGGAAGCTTTAAATATACTTGCCCATCATTCTGAATCTCTGCAATCGTTTCGATACTCTTCATAGTTCATATCCTAAATACGAAATCTCTTTACGCAAGACTTTTTTATTGAACACGCCTAGGTTGACATTTACATATAACCAATCTAAGAGCGACATAGAAGCCAAATTCGGCTTCTATGTGGCTTCTATGTCAGTTCAAGGTCAGTCCTAGGTAAAAAGAAACTAAAACCACTTTCTAACCAATCT
Encoded here:
- a CDS encoding type II toxin-antitoxin system RelE/ParE family toxin, whose translation is MAGKYRLEPEAKQDLKESVLWYEKQQEGVGERFFQNVFEKIEQISERPDSNPKFHNNYRKASIKKFPFYIFYTNENTFVSIVAIWHKSRNPESFKERVDKNQ